The Cellulosilyticum sp. I15G10I2 genome contains the following window.
TCTACAGTTGTAACAATCATATAATCAACAGTAAATTGATCTTCCATAAATTGAACTGTTACAATTTTACCTAATCCAACTTCTTCAGGACGTGCCGTATCCGTAATAATTTTACCTGTTTTTATCATTCTTTCAAGATAGCGTATTCTTCCTTCATTTTTGCCACGTTCTCTTTTTGCAGCTTTATACTCATAGTTTTCACTTAAATCTCCATGAGCTCTTGCTTCTTTAATATCTTCATTAATTTCCTTACGTGTAACTACTTTACGATATTCAATTTCTTCTTTTAATTTTTTTACATCTTGTTCTGTAAGAAAATTATTCATTATTCTTCACTCCCACTTTACTTATAGTTAATTATATTCTAATAT
Protein-coding sequences here:
- the greA gene encoding transcription elongation factor GreA, producing MNNFLTEQDVKKLKEEIEYRKVVTRKEINEDIKEARAHGDLSENYEYKAAKRERGKNEGRIRYLERMIKTGKIITDTARPEEVGLGKIVTVQFMEDQFTVDYMIVTTVETDAINNKISIESPLGKAIYKKKVGDEVIVDSPDGNYTIRIEKILIN